The DNA sequence TAAAAAGATAGCTTTTAAAAAAATATTGCCCCCTTTTTTAAGCGTTTTTGATATAAAGCGGAAGATAATAGGGTAACGGACAATATGCGTCCATATGCTCATGTATATTATGGTCCAAGGAGCTGATAGAAGAGTGGACAAAGCGACGAGAGTATTAAATTTATTCATACGTTTAGTCAATGGAGAAACAGTACGTAAAACAGATTTATCTGATTTTGGTCATGTCGGCGCAAAATCGATTCAAAGAGATATTAATACGATTAATCACTTCTTTTATGAAAGTGAGTATTGGAACAACAAAAATACGAAAGTCGTATACAAACGCAGTATAGACGGCTATCGGTTGATTAATAGTTCTTACAGCCAAAGCAGTTTGGCATTAATGGGTCTGATGATTAAAATGATCAGTCTGACACCGATTTTGCATATTGATATTTATAAATTATTCTTAAGAGAAATCGACAATAACCGTATTGAAGACAGACGTATATTAATGGATGTACTGAATCGTTTTCAAATTCGCAAAGAAGCATTGCCGGGCATTAATATGATGAACATCCATAAAGCCCTATTAACTAAAAAGACAATGTGGATGAAATTAAATGATCGCAACATTGAAGTGAAACCTTTATCGACGATGTACATGCATTTTGATTATTGGTTTACATACGAATACAACAAAGAAATCTATACCGAAAAAATGCGCAATATTTCGAATTTAAAAATTACAGAAAATACGATAGGCGCAACACAGCAGCAAGGAATAGTCATTTTCGAAGTAGATAATTCAATCTGGGATATGTTCAGACAGCAGTTTGCGATAAGAGAAATCATCAAACGTACGAACAATGATACCGTTATCGCTTATGTCTCTTGTACAGAACGCGACGCATTTTATGCATCATATCAACTCGCACCGTTAGCACGTATGTTAGGACCGCAAATTTATATTGACCGTTTCATCGACCGTTTAGATACTATCAAAAACAGTTATGTCTCATGAGCAGAAGAAAGACATTGCGACGTGCTTAATTTCAATTGAAAGTTGATATAGGATAACGATATAGCAAGCATAAAAAAGGAAAGCGAGCGGACTCACTTTCCTGATTTATGATGCATTGAACTATTCAGGTGTATTCAAGTTGCCGATAGACAAGTAGCGTTTTTCTAAATAAGGTTCAATACCTTCAATACCGCCTTCACGGCCATAGCCGCTTTCTTTCACACCGCCGAAAGGTGCGTGCGGTGCAGAAGGTGCACCATCGTTCCAACCGACAACACCATAATTTAATTCATCGTTTAAATAGATGCCTGTGCGATAGTCATTCGTGAAGTAATAAGCAGCTAAGCCGAATTGTGTATCCCGCTGCGAGTGCTGGTGCCATTTTACGTGTAATCATTGCGGAAGGGAAGTTCCATGGGGTAATAGCACCCACAACACCTACAGGGCATTGTCTGACAATCACATCTTTGTCAGGTGTATTGGCCGAAATAGTTCTGCCATACTTATCCGTTCCTACAATGATATTCTTCGTTAAGCTCAATATAAAAAGTAATGATATTTAACCTACTATCACTGAAAAGGTTTTTAAAACGAGAGGTACCAATATAGAAAAAAGTAATGATATAAAAATAAAAAAGTTGTTACTGTTTTAAGGTACTTTGTAATTCAAAGAGACAAGCAGAAGGGGGTAAGAAAGGCTTCTTTTTGAGGTGTGTATATAAGAATGGAAGCGGACCAACCGAAGTCGATCCACTGCTTCCACATCATGTTATGAATGTAACACATGATGAACAGTGGCAATGAACACATCTTTAGAATAAAAATGTCGTTTAGCGCCTTTTGGAAAGAAAGGCACTATTGAGCCCTCCTCTATCCACTTTTCTAAAAGGGTTAAAGGAAAGCCAGCCTCCACCAATTCGTCTTCATCAGTAATCAGCTGATCCCAAGCAAAATTAATATCTCTAAGATCTACCTTACTTTCTGAAGTCAAATATTGTTCCAACATATCACCCTTTCTTCTCATAGTGTTTATGGATAGAGGGCGTCAGCTGGAAGAGACCTGCAGTGCACTAACTCTCCATAATACGATACCCGTTGTTATTAATTTTAAATTCAAAACAAAAAAATAAGTGAAATCAATACAGTGTTATTATA is a window from the Staphylococcus sp. IVB6181 genome containing:
- a CDS encoding aldehyde dehydrogenase family protein; its protein translation is MIVRQCPVGVVGAITPWNFPSAMITRKMAPALAAGYTIRLSCLLLHE